From the Candidatus Methylomirabilota bacterium genome, one window contains:
- a CDS encoding dienelactone hydrolase family protein, whose amino-acid sequence MGEMVSLTAEDGHKFAGYRAVPKGAPKGGLVVIQEIFGVNGHIRKVTDSFAAEGYVALAPAIFDRAERGFETGYKPEDIELGRSIRGKIDMNDMVKDIRAAVKALAGEGLKVGVVGYCLGGTLAWLAATRVDGVRAAVSYYGGGVADTATETPRCPVLFHFGETDQSIPPEHHTRIRAAQPNLPMHIYPAAGHGFSCDERGSYHEPSAKLARTRTSEFLAKNI is encoded by the coding sequence ATGGGCGAGATGGTCTCTCTGACAGCGGAAGACGGCCACAAGTTCGCAGGCTACCGGGCGGTACCCAAGGGCGCCCCCAAGGGCGGGCTCGTCGTCATCCAGGAGATCTTCGGCGTCAACGGCCACATCAGGAAGGTGACCGACAGCTTCGCCGCGGAGGGCTACGTGGCGCTGGCCCCGGCCATCTTCGATCGCGCCGAGCGCGGCTTCGAGACCGGCTACAAGCCGGAGGACATCGAGCTCGGCCGCAGCATCCGCGGCAAGATCGACATGAACGACATGGTCAAGGACATCCGCGCGGCCGTGAAGGCGCTGGCGGGCGAGGGCCTCAAGGTCGGCGTGGTCGGCTATTGCCTGGGGGGCACCCTGGCCTGGCTGGCCGCCACGCGCGTGGACGGCGTGCGGGCTGCCGTCAGCTACTACGGCGGCGGCGTGGCCGATACCGCCACCGAGACGCCGCGCTGTCCCGTCCTCTTCCATTTCGGCGAGACGGACCAGTCCATCCCGCCCGAGCACCACACGCGCATCCGGGCCGCCCAGCCCAACCTGCCCATGCACATCTATCCGGCCGCCGGGCACGGGTTCAGCTGCGATGAGCGCGGGAGCTATCACGAGCCCAGCGCCAAGCTGGCGCGGACGCGCACTTCGGAGTTCCTGGCGAAGAATATCTAG
- a CDS encoding histidine phosphatase family protein translates to MIESRRTCRFRRFAPFALAVSLIIITPARAAEEASESWAALVKGGHVALIRHGNAPPGYGGDPPGFRMDDCKTQRNMDELGRAQAKALGEAFRKHGVRVDEILASPVCRCMETAQLMAVGQVESSWALIPDIVPGSTSRFLQLKELVSSWRGPGTLVLVTHGLAVRPMSGFLPAQAETVVFKPMPSTGLGAQVVGRIAPPQ, encoded by the coding sequence GTGATTGAATCGCGCAGGACGTGCCGGTTCCGTCGGTTCGCTCCCTTCGCTCTTGCCGTTTCCCTGATCATCATCACGCCCGCGCGAGCCGCCGAGGAGGCCAGCGAATCCTGGGCCGCCCTCGTCAAGGGCGGCCACGTGGCCCTGATTCGCCACGGCAACGCACCGCCCGGATACGGGGGCGACCCGCCCGGCTTCAGGATGGACGACTGCAAGACGCAACGGAACATGGATGAGCTCGGGCGCGCCCAGGCCAAGGCGCTCGGCGAGGCCTTTCGCAAGCACGGCGTGCGCGTGGACGAGATCCTCGCCTCACCCGTGTGCCGTTGCATGGAAACGGCCCAGCTGATGGCGGTGGGACAGGTCGAGAGTTCATGGGCGCTCATTCCGGACATTGTTCCGGGATCGACCTCACGGTTCCTTCAGTTGAAGGAGCTGGTGTCGAGTTGGCGCGGACCGGGCACCCTCGTGCTGGTGACTCATGGCCTGGCCGTTCGCCCGATGAGCGGGTTCCTGCCGGCCCAGGCCGAGACGGTGGTGTTCAAGCCGATGCCCAGTACGGGCCTGGGCGCCCAGGTTGTGGGTAGGATCGCGCCGCCCCAATAG
- a CDS encoding group 1 truncated hemoglobin, whose translation MSDERKTLYERLGGYDAITAVANDLLPRLQADPQLGRFWAHRGEDGVKREKQLLIDYLCASAGGPVYYRGRDMVLTHRGMRISESDWNVFLSHAAATLAKVKVPKAEQRDVVAFVQSLKKEIVE comes from the coding sequence ATGAGCGACGAGAGGAAGACCCTTTACGAACGCCTGGGGGGTTACGACGCGATCACGGCAGTGGCGAATGATCTGCTGCCCCGGCTCCAGGCTGATCCGCAGCTCGGCCGCTTCTGGGCGCATCGCGGGGAAGACGGTGTCAAGCGTGAGAAGCAGCTCCTGATCGACTACCTCTGCGCGAGTGCCGGCGGGCCGGTGTACTACCGTGGTAGGGACATGGTGCTCACCCACCGAGGCATGCGCATCAGCGAGAGCGACTGGAACGTGTTCCTCAGTCATGCGGCCGCGACCTTGGCGAAGGTCAAGGTACCCAAGGCCGAACAGCGCGACGTGGTCGCGTTTGTCCAGAGTCTCAAGAAGGAGATCGTCGAATAG
- a CDS encoding M23 family metallopeptidase, giving the protein MAHRKSAGTPRGRGALWIALPTGVVVFVGASTPWIAQRVPRFLFPAVAAAGAALVVFSLVNSLIRFARRYRAEGRVRLFPVVVNVVATVFLVILPLTHLVRAMTPSGDGAPRILAGFGDWLGAEGYPRLNPHRGIDVAGRTGADVLAAADGRVTVARDNRDLCGLIVVIDHDHGLRTVYCHFSEIAVRVGDSVKRGQRIGAVGTSGQRALPGFEHVHLELQRGRDMKDIEDPLPRIVGCFDGTKLYRADRLVLTYPVKC; this is encoded by the coding sequence ATGGCCCACAGAAAGTCGGCGGGGACACCTCGCGGTCGTGGTGCTCTCTGGATCGCCCTGCCCACGGGCGTCGTGGTGTTCGTGGGCGCCTCCACGCCGTGGATAGCCCAGCGGGTGCCGCGATTTCTCTTTCCCGCCGTGGCGGCGGCCGGGGCCGCCCTCGTCGTGTTTTCGCTGGTGAATTCGCTCATTCGGTTCGCGCGCCGCTACCGCGCCGAAGGGCGCGTCCGGCTCTTTCCCGTGGTCGTCAATGTCGTCGCCACGGTGTTTCTCGTGATTCTGCCCCTGACGCACCTTGTGCGGGCGATGACGCCCTCGGGGGACGGAGCTCCGCGAATTCTTGCCGGCTTTGGCGACTGGTTGGGCGCAGAGGGCTATCCGCGACTGAATCCTCATCGCGGCATCGACGTGGCCGGCCGCACGGGCGCTGACGTGCTCGCGGCGGCCGACGGCCGCGTCACCGTGGCGCGGGACAACCGGGATCTGTGCGGTCTGATCGTTGTCATCGACCATGATCACGGCCTCCGAACGGTCTATTGCCACTTCTCCGAGATCGCCGTTCGAGTCGGGGACAGTGTCAAGCGCGGCCAACGGATCGGGGCAGTCGGCACATCGGGCCAGCGCGCGTTGCCCGGCTTCGAGCACGTACACCTGGAGCTGCAGAGGGGGCGTGACATGAAGGACATCGAAGACCCACTGCCAAGAATTGTTGGATGCTTCGATGGGACGAAGCTGTACCGGGCGGACCGCCTGGTGCTCACATATCCGGTGAAGTGCTGA
- a CDS encoding metallophosphoesterase family protein, which produces MPRIGLISDTHGLLRPEAVAFLRGSDFIVHAGDIGHAAVLKELASLAPVTAVRGNNDKGPWAETVREVEVLQVGQVVIYVVHNIAELDLDPVAAGFQVVVSGHSHKPSVKERDGVLYVNPGSSGPRRFKLPVALAELTVHGNSVGARVVELDVEK; this is translated from the coding sequence ATGCCACGTATAGGCCTTATCTCTGACACGCACGGTCTACTGCGGCCGGAAGCAGTGGCGTTCTTGCGCGGAAGCGACTTCATCGTTCACGCGGGCGACATCGGGCATGCCGCCGTTCTGAAAGAGCTCGCGTCCCTCGCCCCTGTGACCGCCGTCCGCGGCAACAACGACAAAGGGCCGTGGGCGGAGACGGTGCGAGAGGTCGAAGTGCTCCAGGTCGGCCAGGTAGTCATCTACGTCGTGCACAATATCGCCGAGCTCGATCTGGACCCCGTGGCCGCTGGATTTCAGGTCGTCGTGTCGGGGCATTCCCACAAGCCGTCGGTGAAGGAGCGTGATGGGGTGCTCTACGTCAATCCCGGCAGCTCCGGCCCGCGTCGCTTCAAGCTTCCTGTGGCCCTCGCCGAGCTCACGGTCCACGGCAATTCAGTCGGGGCTCGAGTGGTGGAGCTCGACGTGGAAAAGTAA
- a CDS encoding HAD-IA family hydrolase, with the protein MLFDLDGVLVDSVVCVERHWRRWAAEHHLDRDEIMRVAHGRPTVETIRLVAPHLPAEEEAARLDAGEAFDTDGVMAMDGAAQLVRSLPPDAWAIATSGTRDTAMTRLRHTSLPVPAVLITADDVKRGKPNPEAYLLAAAKLDVRPERCVVVEDAPAGLSAAHSAGMRVIAVATTHSRIELGEADIRAGRLADIQISRSDVPRGGRLTVRVAA; encoded by the coding sequence GTGCTGTTTGATCTGGACGGTGTCCTTGTTGACTCGGTCGTGTGTGTCGAGCGGCACTGGCGACGGTGGGCGGCCGAACACCATCTGGACCGGGACGAGATCATGCGAGTCGCGCATGGAAGGCCAACGGTCGAAACGATTCGCCTGGTCGCGCCCCATTTGCCTGCGGAAGAGGAAGCCGCTCGTCTGGACGCGGGGGAAGCATTTGACACCGATGGCGTGATGGCGATGGACGGCGCCGCCCAGCTTGTGCGGTCGCTGCCCCCAGATGCGTGGGCGATCGCGACCTCGGGAACCCGAGATACCGCCATGACCCGGTTGAGGCATACGAGCTTACCGGTGCCCGCGGTGCTCATCACGGCAGACGACGTCAAGCGGGGCAAACCGAACCCTGAGGCGTACTTACTGGCTGCGGCGAAACTGGATGTGAGGCCTGAGCGGTGCGTAGTTGTCGAGGACGCTCCCGCCGGCCTGAGCGCCGCGCATTCGGCGGGAATGCGGGTGATCGCCGTGGCGACGACACATTCCCGGATCGAGCTTGGCGAGGCCGACATTAGAGCGGGGCGGCTGGCGGATATCCAGATTTCACGGAGTGACGTGCCACGCGGTGGTCGGCTGACTGTTCGCGTAGCCGCATGA
- a CDS encoding MFS transporter, giving the protein MKGSAFRVRPSSAGRRLFVELAASALARFFLNTARRFAYPFGPALARGLDVPLTRITSLVALNQGMGLLSPLLGTLADRWGPRVMMLIGLACLAGGMLAVGVLPLYATVLLALLLAGVGKSCFDPALQAYIGARVPWARRGFAVGLIEFAWAGSSLIGIPTVGWLIGTFGWRSPFLVLGLLALLSVVFLAILLPRVPVSRGAARRGVPVREAWRLLVRRRAALGGLGYGLCFGMANDFLFVIYGAWLELDFRLPLAALGSATMVIGVAELVAESLTAFLSDRVGLARAVTGGVALTAVAYLLLPFVARTLPLALAALFLVFVAFEFTVVSAVGLFTELLPDARGTMIGAVGATGSTGRMLGALLGGYLWLWGGLVATGCVAAALSVLALCSLRWGLRGWRPPSRMIEIA; this is encoded by the coding sequence ATGAAGGGAAGCGCGTTTCGGGTGCGGCCGTCGAGCGCGGGGCGGCGGCTCTTCGTCGAGCTGGCCGCCTCGGCGCTCGCGCGCTTCTTTCTCAATACGGCGCGGCGCTTCGCGTATCCCTTCGGGCCGGCCCTGGCCCGCGGCCTCGACGTGCCCCTCACGCGCATCACCTCGCTCGTGGCGCTCAATCAGGGGATGGGACTGCTGAGCCCGCTCCTGGGCACGCTCGCCGATCGGTGGGGGCCGCGCGTCATGATGCTCATCGGGCTCGCCTGCCTTGCCGGCGGCATGCTCGCGGTGGGCGTGCTGCCGCTCTACGCGACGGTGCTCCTCGCTCTCCTGCTCGCCGGGGTCGGGAAGAGCTGCTTCGATCCTGCCCTCCAGGCCTACATAGGCGCCCGCGTGCCCTGGGCGCGGCGCGGTTTCGCCGTGGGCCTCATCGAGTTCGCCTGGGCGGGCAGCTCGCTCATCGGCATTCCGACGGTGGGCTGGCTCATCGGCACCTTCGGCTGGCGCTCTCCATTTCTCGTTCTCGGTCTGCTCGCCCTCTTGAGCGTGGTGTTCCTGGCCATCTTGCTACCGCGGGTTCCCGTGTCCCGCGGTGCCGCGCGGCGCGGGGTGCCCGTGAGGGAGGCGTGGCGTCTTCTCGTGCGCCGGCGGGCGGCGCTGGGCGGGCTCGGCTATGGCCTCTGCTTCGGCATGGCCAATGACTTTCTGTTCGTCATCTACGGCGCCTGGCTCGAGCTCGACTTCCGGCTTCCCCTCGCCGCGCTGGGCTCGGCCACCATGGTCATCGGCGTGGCCGAGCTGGTGGCGGAATCGCTGACCGCTTTCCTGTCCGATCGCGTCGGTCTCGCCCGCGCGGTGACGGGCGGAGTCGCGCTGACGGCCGTCGCGTATCTCCTGCTGCCCTTCGTGGCTCGCACGCTGCCCCTTGCCCTGGCCGCGCTCTTCCTGGTTTTCGTCGCCTTCGAGTTCACGGTGGTCTCCGCGGTCGGACTCTTCACCGAGCTGCTGCCGGATGCCCGGGGAACGATGATCGGGGCCGTGGGGGCCACCGGGAGTACCGGGCGCATGCTGGGCGCGCTCCTCGGCGGATACCTCTGGCTCTGGGGCGGTCTCGTCGCGACGGGTTGCGTGGCCGCGGCCCTCTCTGTCCTCGCCCTCTGCTCGCTTCGCTGGGGGCTTCGCGGCTGGCGCCCGCCCTCCCGTATGATCGAGATCGCATGA
- a CDS encoding MOSC domain-containing protein, whose product AVTSDQSDVDQILSKALNREVTFRAARRGAVNAEEYWPDMEGLDHRDTVTDFTLPEGTFFDVAMVHLLTTATLDRLRELYPQGRFEVRRFRPNIVVQLASGEKGFAENAWIGHTLALGPAVRLNITGPCGRCVMTTLAQGDLSRDPGILRTAAQHNQVNVGVYAAVVRGGTIRRGDRVRLE is encoded by the coding sequence GCTGTCACCAGCGACCAGAGTGATGTCGATCAGATCCTCTCGAAGGCACTCAACCGTGAGGTGACATTTCGTGCAGCCCGGCGCGGGGCGGTCAATGCCGAGGAGTACTGGCCGGACATGGAAGGCCTCGACCACCGGGACACGGTCACCGATTTTACGCTACCGGAGGGGACATTCTTCGACGTTGCCATGGTCCATCTATTGACCACGGCCACGCTCGATCGCCTGCGTGAGCTGTATCCGCAAGGCCGCTTCGAGGTGCGGCGGTTTCGTCCAAACATCGTGGTGCAGCTGGCTTCCGGTGAGAAGGGCTTTGCGGAGAATGCCTGGATCGGCCACACGCTTGCCCTCGGGCCGGCGGTGCGCCTGAACATCACCGGTCCTTGCGGGCGCTGTGTGATGACCACTCTCGCTCAGGGGGATCTCTCGAGGGATCCGGGGATCCTGCGCACAGCAGCCCAACATAACCAAGTCAACGTCGGTGTGTATGCTGCCGTAGTGCGGGGCGGCACCATCCGCCGTGGTGATCGGGTCAGGCTCGAGTAG